Proteins encoded together in one Porites lutea chromosome 2, jaPorLute2.1, whole genome shotgun sequence window:
- the LOC140929063 gene encoding uncharacterized protein — protein sequence MLKVLLYVFGLFINMVCVSSSSIYDSIFWDPQNPLFRDKSQSCSTGHMTLKVRLQSKVFFICPNTATVLQKTLTAPQSATMYENLWIAYDRSVFDQCNTTLSNTSKLLFSCNDPTALKYFPVVFAEFTADPDSLKFKDGKKYYFIGTSDGTQTHLNDPSEGHCNDTKNGVFMKIEVYVCKKSNLTYTDEDCPEEDVGVLKCRDNPTPTTALPTTVLPTTTTPSSSSFMSSTITPTRITTQAPFTQAANTSKASTVEVTESTKTTSTEPTSNSQPQSALQRGDDRMETELKYWRTWGIVAMVLLLICSVVIIALLFFLYSCRKKNRPGIITHQERSEKNPASRQESVGGVSNRGFVSSLVFNDSGDNGKTALPLNGFQTFYELPNETSSTGSMEMDGKKPVPHGSIVIENKEGHYDNVGSLYEVPDVDEKKPYQDGSVVIENKDVHFAKNGQISKAVAIDV from the exons ATGCTGAAAGTCTTACTTTATGTGTTTGGTCTCTTCATCAACATGGTCTGCGTTTCTAGCAGCAGTATTTACGACTCCATTTTCTGGGATCCTCAGAATCCTTT ATTCAGAGACAAGAGCCAAAGTTGTAGCACAGGACACATGACTCTTAAAGTCCGACTGCAATCTAAAGTCTTCTTCATATGTCCAAACACAGCCACTGTGTTACAAAAAACTTTAACAGCACCTCAATCTGCAACCATGTATGAAAACCTTTGGATTGCTTATGACAGAAGTGTGTTTGACCAATGTAATACAACATTAAGCAATACtagcaaacttttattcagttgCAATGATCCAACagcattgaaatattttcctgtgGTATTTGCTGAATTTACAGCAGACCCAGATTCGCTGAAGTTTAAAGATGGAAAGAAGTATTATTTTATTG GGACATCGGATGGCACACAGACACACCTCAATGACCCTAGTGAAGGTCACTGCAATGACACAAAAAACGGAGTATTCATGAAAATTGAAGTCTATGTCTGCAAAAAAAGTAATCTAACTTATACAG ATGAAGACTGTCCAGAAGAAGATGTGGGTGTCCTGAAATGTCGTGATAATCCAACTCCAACAACAGCCCTTCCTACAACAGTTCTGCCAACAACGACAactccatcatcatcatcattcatgTCATCAACAATAACACCAACCAGAATCACTACTCAGGCACCTTTTACACAAGCTGCAAACACATCTAAAGCCAGTACAGTGGAAGTCACAGAATCGACAAAAACAACATCCACAGAGCCAACCAGCAATTCTCAGCCACAGTCTGCTCTGCAAAGGGGTGATGACCGCATGGAGACAG AGTTAAAATATTGGAGGACTTGGGGAATTGTCGCCATGGTTTTGCTTCTTATATGTTCCGTGGTGATTATAGCTCTACTCTTCTTTCTCTACTCGTGCAG aaaaaagaatCGTCCTGGTATAATAACACACCAAGAAAGAAGCGAAAAAAATCCTGCTTCGAGACAAGAATCGGTTGGGGGCGTGAGTAACCGTGGTTTTGTGTCCAGTTTAGTATTTAACGATTCTGGCGACAATGGCAAAACTGCACTCCCTCTTAACGGTTTTCAAACGTTCTATGAACTGCCCAATGAAACATCCTCAACCGGCAGCATGGAGATGGACGGGAAAAAGCCTGTTCCTCACGGCAGTATTGTTATTGAGAACAAGGAAGGACACTATGATAATGTGGGGAGCCTCTACGAAGTGCCAGATGTGGACGAAAAAAAGCCTTACCAGGACGGTAGTGTTGTGATTGAGAATAAggatgtacattttgctaaaaaCGGACAAATCAGTAAGGCAGTCGCAATTGACGTTTAG